The Anabaena sp. PCC 7108 region AACTTGTAATTGCCAATTTCCTTTAGCTGCTAAGGAAAGTAATTGTTTAAGAACGGGATGAGATCGGACTGTATAGGTATTTTGTAACTGAGTCCGTCTACCTAAAATCCGACTCTGTAATAAAACTTGTTGATTATTGGGAGCAATCAGATAAACTTCCAAATCCCCTAAAAAATCATGAGTAATATTCACCGTCACCTGAATATCTGCAATGATGAGATTTTGATTAACAGCGATCGCACTCCTAATTCCTCGGTTATCATCATCAGGAATTATAACTTGGGCTTTATTCTCCCCCCGCACTTCTTTACTAACACTGGGTACTACTTGACGCAACTGTTGCGCTGCACGGACAGCTTTAGCCGCATTAACCTTACCATAGCCAAACCAAATGCAATGACCATTAGTATCATAACTACCCCCACGTAAACCTAATTGTGGATCTGCTTCAGTATCAACAATTTTATCCGTAGTTTCTTGCAAAATGCGGTTAACTTGTTGAGCAGTCAAATCAGGATTAGCTGACAAAATCAACGCCGCTACTCCTGCCACTATGGGAGTTGCACTAGAAGTACCGCCAAAATTTTTGGTAAAGTTACCAGGATCATAACCCGCAGCACCCAATTGGTCTGTCGTGAAAATTCCCAACCCAGAAATAGAAGTAGTGATTGTTGGTTGTGTGTAAACAAAACCCATTTCCTGAAACCACATCCCCGGTGGTGCATTATTACTAGGCGCACACACAGAAATATTTGCGCCCCAATTACTATAAGCAGCTTTTTTATTCAAACTCGTAGAAGCTGACACCGCAATCACATCTGGATGAATAGCAAAACCACTTAACCAACGCGTCTTACCTTGTAAAATATTCTTCGGCCAATTTTGCTCATCTACACTACCATCAACTGGGCGATTCGCATTACCAGCCGCAAACACAATTACACATCCCTTCCCATTCCGCCCCCTAGTTGCAGCGCGGGTAATAGCCGCTCTTTGGCGCAAAGACAGAGGAAAATAAACAGCAGACGCTCCCCAGCTACAGGAAATTACACTAGCACCCTGATCAATAGCCCAATTAAATATATCCTCAATAGCTTGATCATCTAAAAATCCTGTCGTGCGAATCGGCATTAATGCACAACCAGGCGCAACCCCGACAATTCCCGCACCATTTTCTTCAGCCACAGCTATCCCCGCACAAGCAGTACCATGACTAGTTTCTTTTTCCCCAGGTAAAGGTAAAAAATCATTTTCCTTCAAATCTCTGGGAGCAACAACTTTACCCATACCTTGAAAATCTGGGTGATTCAAATCAAAAGAATCATCCACCACCGCCACAACTACAGAACGGATACCGCGAGTGATATCCCAAGCTTGTTCTACAGCAATATGAGAACCCACCCCCAACTGATTACCACCATTATGATTGAGATACCATTGCTGGGAATACAGGGAATCACTAGGTTTATAATGTGGTTCCTGTTGGATAAATATATTTGGTTCAGCAGCTAAAACTTCTGGGAGTCTTTGCAACTGATTGGTAATTTTGATCGGGTTTTCTGTGGCTTGTTTGCTGACTAGAAAGACAAAGGTGTTGGGTATCCCCAATACTGTTTGATCTTGTATTAAGTGAAATGTGGTAGCAACAACATTGATTTTGGCCGCGTCAACCCAAGTCGCAAATTGAATTGTAATTTGGTCACTCAGATAAACGTAAGTTCCGGGATTATCCCTAAATTTGTATACATGACTGGCAAAAGCCACATTTTCATCAGCCCGTGCTTGAGACATGGCTGTCTCTAACTGGGCAGGTTGAATACTGAATAGTTCTAGATTGGCACTAGGTATACTACGCTGCCAAACACCCCAACTAACCTGAGATAATTGCTCACGAGGAAAGTCAGCACTGGGACGAATGGTGAAGCCAGACAAAGCTTTTTCTAGAATTAACTCTTCTCCACCGCGTTGTAAGGTCACTTCCAGGCTAACTGCGGGTAAACCTGTGGGTTGAGAATCCAAGGAATCACTCATAGAAAATATTTTTAGTTAATTTGTAGGGGGACTGGGAACTCTATTAAACCGATTTCCAGTCTAAATCAGAGAAACTGATTGTGCAGTTTTGCTGTATCTGAGACACAAACAGAGTTAAGATACCCGAAGTTTCCATACATTTTCTATAGACTTGTTGCACTAATTGACCCCATGAACCTTGCTGCTGCTTCCTTAATTCGGTTCACTTCTCTCTCTCTGATTATCGTGATGAGCTTGCTATCACCTGTTCATGCTCAGGTAATTCAGCAACCGGGTAATAACAACCAAGCCCAACCTATTGATCCTAATGATCCCAACACCCTCCGTCCAACTAGCAAAAACAACAGTGTCTTAAGCATTGAAGGGGGACAGCGGCTTTTAAAAGAGTCAGACGAGGCCGTTTCTGCTCAAAAATATGACGTAGCTGCTAAAAAACTCCAGGAAGCACGTCAAGTTTTTAATCAACTATCTAATTTTTATCAGGATCTCAACTCTAGCTTTTCGGGAATTGATATCAGAGTATCCGATTCCCAGCGCAAAAACGCCCTAGAGAGCGCCCAACTGCGAGATGATGCCACCTATCGTCTCGCACTAGTTCATCGGGCGCTAAATCAGCCAGAATTAGCAATTCCTTTGTTAATTCAAATTATTAAAAGCCAAAATCCCACACGTGAATTAGGCAAGAAGGCTTATCAACAGTTATTGGAATTGGGTTTTGTTGATGTAGCTTATCCTCGACAAGGAACTAAGTAATTCAAAATAATTCCTTCGGTACACTTCAGAGATACAAAATTGGGGAAAAGGTTATTGGTGATCACTTATTCTCCCCATTTCCCATCTCCCTCAGGCATTTCTTCCATATCTGTTAATAATAGAGAAGTAAGTTTTTTTCAGGAATGGCGATGATTACTCCGCAGCAGGTTGAGGCAATGATTAAGGCGGAACTGCCAGATGCTCAAGTTCAGGTACAGGACTTGACTGGTGGTGGTGATCACTATCAGGTGACAGTAGTTTCATCGCAGTTTGCAGGTAAAGGACTGGTACAACAACACCAGTTAGTTTATGGCGCGTTGCAGCAAGCTATGTCAACTGAAGCGATTCATGCGTTAGCTCTCAAAACAGCTACTCCCCAAGCTTGACCAAATAATTACTAATTTGTAATTAAATGTGTACAAGCTCTCACAGATTTTAACTAGGTTCGCATCGCTGGCGATCACTACTATTATCAATTACGAATTACATTGACCGTGCCAATTTTGCCAACAAAGGAAACAAAAAACCATGACCCCAGAAGTTAAAGAGAAAATTGATAACTTGGTACAAGAAAACAAGATTATGGTTTTTATGAAGGGAAACAAGTTGATGCCTCAATGTGGTTTCTCCAACAATGTAGTCCAGATTCTCAATACCTTGGGAGTTCCTTTTGAGACAGTTGACGTTCTCTCCGACCAAGATATTCGTCAGGGTATTAAAGAATATTCCAACTGGCCGACAATTCCCCAAGTATATATTAATGGTGAATTTGTTGGTGGTTCTGATATTTTGATTACACTGTATCAAACTGGTGAATTGCAGCAAAAGGTAGAAGTTGCTCTAGCTTCTTAATATCTTCCTCAGATTTTTAACAGTTTTATTGCCCTTGAAAAATTGGCATATATCCATTTTCAGGGGCTTTTTTGTGGATTTGGGTAGGAAAAAATAACATTCTTTTTAGCCATCACCTGCTTAATATGACAGCGAACTACAATTTCTGGTAGTTCTTTTTCAATATCAATCGGAGTACCTCTTTTAGCAATTGCTTTAATTTCCTGGAGAATCTTAGCTACTAACTCTTTGTTTTCAGCTAATTCTTCTCTACCAATTTGCTTCATCGCCAGTTGCACAGCAGTATATCCTGATTGTATTCCCAATGCCAAGCTACTTTTTTTTCCGAGAATCTGTGGATTTAAACTTTGATACAGCATTTCATCTTTAGCTACAGCTTTAACATGAACACCTGCATAATGTATGAATGTATTTTTACCTGTTATTGGTCGATGAGGAGCAATTGGGATATGAGAATTTTCACTCACAAAATTATATAAATCCTGTAAATGGCTTAGTTGCCAATGATTTTCTTCCTCACTCATTTCTCTTAAATTTATCAGTAATTCTCCTAAATCCACAATACCTGCTCTTTCTCCTAGTCCCATTACACTCACGTCAATAATATCAATCCCTGCTCTATATGCATCTAATGCATTTGCTAACGCTAAACCTTTATCATTATGGCAATGAATTTCTATTTCTGGATGTAAATCCTGTTTCTTTAGTTCTGCTTTTAGAGTTTTTACATAATTATAAATACTGCGTTGAGGATCAAAAGGATTAGTATAGCCAGTTGTATCAGCTATACTAATTATATTTACTCCGGCTTTAACTGCTGCACTTGCTGCTGCAATCACATTTTCTATAGGTGAGCGCACTGTATCTTCTGGTGTATACCTAATCAATAAATCATTTTGCTGCTCTCTTGCAAAACGGATCACTTCCACAATTTTCTCAATGGCTGCTTCTAAACTAATGTTGTAATCTTGGTACAACCGCTTTTTGGAAACACTAAAAAAGATTCCTAAAAAATCCACTCCACAATCTAGCGCTTTTTGGACATTGTCTATTTTACAAAGTGAATGAGCGCCTATTTTTGCCTTTAGACCAGCTTGAGAAATTCGACTAATAGCTAAAGCAATATCGCTATCAACTGCTGGATTACCTACTTCAATAATATCAATTCCTATCTGGTCTAAGAACTGAGCAATTACCAATTTTTTTTCAGGAGAAAAATAAACTCCTGGAGTTTGTTCTCCTTCTCTAAGAGTAGAATCAAGAATTTTAATCATAGCTACTATAGGAATCCGGTTTGATTTATGAAAAAACTAAGTATTGTAGGGTGCGTTAAGATGAAATCGGTAACGCACCGTTATTCCAGGCTTGGTGGGTTACGTTACCACTAACGCACCCTACGTATATGTTCAAAAATCAAATAGTAGTCCTATATCGATTTAAGGCGTTGCATAATTGCGGGATGATTTGAGAAACTGCGTCAATATATAATCACCGCGTCTCCCTGTCTCCGCGTCCCCGCGTCAGCCTCAATCATCCCCTTATTCAGCAACGCCCGATTTAGCTGCACAACAGCTTACTCTGCTTTCAGAGACTGCTAATGGAATCTCTATTAATTGCCGTTGCATTTTGCAAAGACAAGTCAAAATTCCCCTCAATCGCGTAATACTGAGGGGATGTTCTTGAGGAATACAATATTTACAAAATTTCATAGCACTGCACCCCGTTGACCAACGCAGAAATTATGTTACAGTTACCTGCGGTAATCTACAAGTTGCTACTGATAACACTGTTGGTGTTTAGTAGTAGCCGTGTTGTCTTTCTGGTTCTGGTTGTGTCATGGCAAAGTTTGATGCATCGTACAAATAGCGGCTAGCTTCTTCTTCTAGGCGATGAATCAGGTAAGGCTCAATGGCGTTACTTTGCCTCAGCGCTGCTAGATATCCATCCAAATACATCCGCATATCATCCATACGATAACCGCGATTCCATAGCTCGACGAAGGCGTCAGTAAGTCTTTGGTAATAACGGA contains the following coding sequences:
- a CDS encoding S8 family serine peptidase, with translation MSDSLDSQPTGLPAVSLEVTLQRGGEELILEKALSGFTIRPSADFPREQLSQVSWGVWQRSIPSANLELFSIQPAQLETAMSQARADENVAFASHVYKFRDNPGTYVYLSDQITIQFATWVDAAKINVVATTFHLIQDQTVLGIPNTFVFLVSKQATENPIKITNQLQRLPEVLAAEPNIFIQQEPHYKPSDSLYSQQWYLNHNGGNQLGVGSHIAVEQAWDITRGIRSVVVAVVDDSFDLNHPDFQGMGKVVAPRDLKENDFLPLPGEKETSHGTACAGIAVAEENGAGIVGVAPGCALMPIRTTGFLDDQAIEDIFNWAIDQGASVISCSWGASAVYFPLSLRQRAAITRAATRGRNGKGCVIVFAAGNANRPVDGSVDEQNWPKNILQGKTRWLSGFAIHPDVIAVSASTSLNKKAAYSNWGANISVCAPSNNAPPGMWFQEMGFVYTQPTITTSISGLGIFTTDQLGAAGYDPGNFTKNFGGTSSATPIVAGVAALILSANPDLTAQQVNRILQETTDKIVDTEADPQLGLRGGSYDTNGHCIWFGYGKVNAAKAVRAAQQLRQVVPSVSKEVRGENKAQVIIPDDDNRGIRSAIAVNQNLIIADIQVTVNITHDFLGDLEVYLIAPNNQQVLLQSRILGRRTQLQNTYTVRSHPVLKQLLSLAAKGNWQLQVIDYSPQDVGKLNSWELVIGY
- a CDS encoding BolA family protein codes for the protein MITPQQVEAMIKAELPDAQVQVQDLTGGGDHYQVTVVSSQFAGKGLVQQHQLVYGALQQAMSTEAIHALALKTATPQA
- the grxD gene encoding Grx4 family monothiol glutaredoxin; translation: MTPEVKEKIDNLVQENKIMVFMKGNKLMPQCGFSNNVVQILNTLGVPFETVDVLSDQDIRQGIKEYSNWPTIPQVYINGEFVGGSDILITLYQTGELQQKVEVALAS
- a CDS encoding LeuA family protein, which codes for MIKILDSTLREGEQTPGVYFSPEKKLVIAQFLDQIGIDIIEVGNPAVDSDIALAISRISQAGLKAKIGAHSLCKIDNVQKALDCGVDFLGIFFSVSKKRLYQDYNISLEAAIEKIVEVIRFAREQQNDLLIRYTPEDTVRSPIENVIAAASAAVKAGVNIISIADTTGYTNPFDPQRSIYNYVKTLKAELKKQDLHPEIEIHCHNDKGLALANALDAYRAGIDIIDVSVMGLGERAGIVDLGELLINLREMSEEENHWQLSHLQDLYNFVSENSHIPIAPHRPITGKNTFIHYAGVHVKAVAKDEMLYQSLNPQILGKKSSLALGIQSGYTAVQLAMKQIGREELAENKELVAKILQEIKAIAKRGTPIDIEKELPEIVVRCHIKQVMAKKNVIFSYPNPQKSP
- a CDS encoding DUF6761 family protein → MLQDTQTIRYYQRLTDAFVELWNRGYRMDDMRMYLDGYLAALRQSNAIEPYLIHRLEEEASRYLYDASNFAMTQPEPERQHGYY